From Luteolibacter flavescens:
GGCACCGGAGTCCTCCATCTCCTTGCCAAAGGCGGTGACCTGCTCGGCGGGGACGTAGGGGTCCACCGCGCCGTGGCAGACGAGCACCTTTGCCTTCACCCCGCCCTTCGTCGCGCCGAGGCCCTCGGCGGCATCCAGCCCGCCGTGGAAGGAGACGACGCCCGCGATGTCAGCTCCGCTACGGGCCAGCTCCAGCACGCCGGTGCCGCCGAAGCAGTAGCCGACGGCGGCGATCTTCGAGGCATCGGTGCGCTCGTCCTTCTTCAGCTCGGCGAGGCCGGCGTCCAGGCGGCCGCGGAAGAGCTTCCGGTCGCCCTTGTACTTTCCAGCTTCCTGGCCGGCGGCGGGCGGCACGGGGCGGATGCCCTTGCCGTAGATGTCTGCGGCGAAGACATTGTAGCCGAGCCCGGCGAGCTGGCGGCTGCGCTCCTTCTCATAGTCGCTCAGGCCGGTCCACTGGTGGATCACCAGCACGGCGGGGCGCTTGCCCTCCACGGCATCGTCATAGACGTGGTAGCCCTCCAGCGTGACGCCGTCGTGCTGGTATTCCACGGTCTTTTCGACGATGGCGGCGGAGGCGGAAGCGGCGGCCATGAGGGAGAGCAGGAGCGTTTTCATCCCGGGCAGCAAAGCGTGATCCGCAATTGTGTCAAACGGCCTTCCGTCGCAATGCCAGGACGATGCCCCCGGCGATGATCGCCCAGAAGGCGGCACCGATTCCCAACAGAGTGATGCCGGACAGCGTGACGAAGAATGTCATGATGGATGCCTCGCGGAATCCCTCGTCGGACAGGGCGGCGGAGAGCGCATTCCCGATGGTGGTCAGCAGGGCCAGCCCGGCGACGGCGAGCACCATCTCCTTCGGAAAGGCAGCGAAGAGCCCGGCGACTGTCGCGCCGAAGAGCCCGACCAGCAGGTAGAAGACGCCCGCGCTGGCCGATGCCCAGTAGCGCCGCCGCGGGTCCGGGTGAGCCTCCGGGCCGATGCAGAATGCCGCGGTGATCGCCGCGAGATTGATCCCGAAGGCTCCGAAGGGCGCGAGCAGGAAGGTGGACACGCCGGTCCAGCCGATGATCTTCGACACCGGCGCCTCGTAGCCGCCCACCCGCAGCGCGGCGATGCCGGGCAGATTCTGCGACGCCATAGTGACGATGAAGAGGGGAATGCCGGTGCCGATCAGAGCGGGCACGGACCACTCCGGCGAGACCCACACCGGCATGGTGAGGCTCCACGGCACCAGCTCCATCCGCAGCAGCCCCTGCGCCGCCGCGATGGCCACGCCGACGATGAGGATGACGGGGACATTTGCCCGCGGCCACCAGCGCCGGCCGAGCACATAGGCCGCCGCCATGGTGAGGACCAGCAGGGGATTCCGCGGGATGGCGACAAAGGCATCCAGCGCGAACCTCGCCAGCACCCCGGCCAGCAGCGCCGAGGCAAGCGGCAGCGGCAGGCGGTTCATGATCTTTTCGAAGCCGCGGCTGAATCCCGCGATTGCGATCAGCACGCCATTCAGCAGGAAGCAGGCGATCGCCTGAGGCATCGTCAGGTGGCCTGCCGCGGCTGCCGCCCCGATGACCGCCGCGCCCGGCGTCGACCAAGCGATCAGGATGGGCTTCCGCGTCACCAGCGACATCACGATGCTGGGAATGCCCATGCCCATGCCGATCGCCCACAGCCACGAGGCCGTCTGCTCCGGCGTCGCGCCGAGATTCTGCGTCGCCTGGAAAATGATCGCCACCGAACTGGTGAAGCCCACCAGCACCGACACGAATCCGGTGACGAGGGCGGAGAGCGAGAAGTCCTTCAGCATGGTAGCGGCCCGGAGAGGGAAACCCATTCGCCTGCTCGCGGCAACCACGGCGAAATTCCCGATTTCTCATGTAACGGGATCGGCCGCATTGCTTCTGGGGAGGGCATGACGCCAGAATCCAACCCACGACCCATGCCTGCCGATGACTCCTCCATACCGCTTGGCGGGCTCTCGCCGGCTGACCTGCTGCGGCAAGGCGCGGCGGAGGATACCTTGTTAGACGGGCCGCGCGCGCCCTTCGTCCCGCCGTCGCTGGAAGAAATGGCCGCGATTTTTCCGCAGTTCGAGATCCTCGAGTTGATCGGCCAAGGCGGCATGGGAGCCGTCTACCGGGTCCGCCAGCGTGAGCTCGACCGCATTGTCGCCCTGAAGATCCTGCCGCCCTCGATCGGCGAGGAAGCTTCGTTTGCCGACCGTTTTGCCCGCGAGGCCAAGGCGCTGGCAAAGCTGAATCATCCTGGCACCGTAACCATTCACGAGTTCGGCCAGCAGGGCCGGCTGTATTTCATCGTGATGGAGTTCGTGGATGGCGTGAATCTCCGGCAGCTTCTTGAGAACGGCCGGATCTCCCCGCGCGAGGCCCTGGCGATCGTGCCGCAGATCTGCGACGCGCTGCAGTTCGCCCACGACCTCGGTATCGTTCACCGGGACATCAAACCGGAGAACCTGCTCATCGACCGCCGCGGTCGGGTGAAGGTCGCGGACTTCGGCTTGGCGAAGCTGGTCGGCGGCGAGACCGATGATGCCGGAGCCACCGGGTTCGCCAGCGGCAGCATGGTCACCGAAGCGGGAAAGGTGATGGGCACGCCTCGCTACATGGCCCCCGAGCAGCTCGAGAGCCCCGCCGAGGTCGACCATCGTGCAGACATCTATTCCCTCGGCGTCGTACTTTATCAGATGCTGACTGGCGAGTTGCCGGGCGAGCGGCTCGAACCGCCGTCGAAGAAAGTCCGCCTCGACGTGCGGCTGGACGAGATCGTCCTGCGGGCCTTGGAAAAGCAGCCCGAGCTTCGCTACCAGCAGGCGAGCGTGATGAAGACCCGTGTCGAGCAAGCCAGTGGGCCGCCGCCGCGCACCAGCATCCGCGGACGTGCCTGGTGGAGTAACTTCCTGCAAGCCGCGGGAGCGCTGCTTCTTGTCATTGGCTTCATGGGCATGCTGCGACCCAGCGGCGGCCGTCAGGTCACCTCGCTCTATCGCAGCAATTCCGGTGACCCAGCGGCAATCACGTCGGCCCTCGTCGAGGTCATCCGCGATACCGGGCCGAATACCTCGCTCGCCGGCTCGAAGGACAGTCACACGTGGTGGATCTCCGTGCATCACGCGGATGGGCAGACGGCGCACGATGAATTCAACCGGGTCCATCAGAAGATTCAGGAGCGGTTGGGCGACAAGATCGGCGCGGTCACTGAAAGCCGCACAACTTCCGCTTCGCCAAGCCCATTCAGCCGGATCCTTTCCGGCTACCTGCTGGCGGGAGTCTGGACAGGACTTGCCGGAGCCCTCTTGGCCATTTCATCTCCCCAGTTGAGTTCAAGCACCCGGTCGGGTCGGATAGCGCTCGGGGCATTCATCGCCGCTCTCGCCGGCAGTGGACTGGTGAATACGTTCGCATCACTTGAGCACCGCTTTTCCGGTGTGATCTTCGGTGCAGTGGCGCTGCTGGTTTCCCTCGTCTGCGGCCTGATGGGCCGGCATTCCCGCGAAGGACGGATCGCCTTGGCTGGCTTCTGGGTGGTGCTCTTCCTGTGGGCGGTCCAGATGCCTTGGAGCATCATCCGTTTTCCCCGCGCTCCCGATGCCGGATTCCGACGCGTGCCTTTGACTGCCAGCGTGAATCCCATCCGCGAGACCGCTGCGTTGGAATTACCCGTCGAGGAATCCCGCTCACCCTTACTGCCGCCCTGACATGGCCACGCCCGGTGACTTCTTTGCTACCACGCGTTGGACGATGGTGATGACGGCTGGCGAGTCGGGCGGCGCGGCTCTCGGCGACTTGTGTGAGGCGTATTGGTTTCCGGTTTACGCTTATGCCCGTCGCCGCGGTCACTCGAAGGAAGATTCGGAAGATCTGACGCAAGGGTTCTTCGCCAGCCTGTTGTCCCGCGGCGATATCGCCGGCCTGCGGCGGGAGAGCGGGAAGTTCCGGGCCTTCTTGCTCGCGGCGATGAAGCACTACCTCGCCAATGAACACGACAAGAGCCAGCGGCTGAAACGGGGCGGAGGAGCGCTGCACCTGTCGCTCGATTGGCAGCAGGCCGATCTTCGCTTCCGTCTCGCTGACGAGAACTCCCTGCCACCCGATGCCGCCTATGATCGGGAATGGGCAACCTCTTTGTTAGAGCGGGTGCTTGGGGCCATGGCCTCCGAAGCGGACCACCGCTTTGCTCACTTGAAGCCCTACCTCTCGCTCGACCGTGAACAGATTCCCTACTCCGCGGCGGCCTTGGCGCTAGGCATCGAAGAAGGAGCGGTGCGCGTCGCCGTGCACCGGCTGCGCAAGCGTTACCGACAACTTCTCCGTCAGGAAGTCGCCCGCACCTTGGCCGAGCCGGAGTTGGTGGATGAGGAATTGCGCTCGCTGATGGAGGCGTTTGGATAGCCGGGCTTGCACGTTGGCCATTGGATTGTTGATGCCGGGTGAGCGTGGATTTGATGACAGGATCCCGTGATTGTTCCCGGATGTCCCAGGGTCCTCGTTGTCGCTTTGGTGCTCGGCCCGGCCGGTTGCAACACGGCTAGGAGGCTGTCTGCCCCGGCATCGCGCCGAGATTCTGCGTCGTCTGGAAAATGATCGCCACCGAGCTGGTGAAGCCCACCAGCACCGACACGAATCCGGTGACGAGGGCGGAGAGCGAGAAGTCCTTCAGCGTTGCGTGGGAACGGCTTCTTGTAGAGGTGCGACTGCGTCGCTCCGGCGGGGTGTGGCCCGAATCGAAAATCAAAGCGGCGAT
This genomic window contains:
- a CDS encoding dienelactone hydrolase family protein; protein product: MKTLLLSLMAAASASAAIVEKTVEYQHDGVTLEGYHVYDDAVEGKRPAVLVIHQWTGLSDYEKERSRQLAGLGYNVFAADIYGKGIRPVPPAAGQEAGKYKGDRKLFRGRLDAGLAELKKDERTDASKIAAVGYCFGGTGVLELARSGADIAGVVSFHGGLDAAEGLGATKGGVKAKVLVCHGAVDPYVPAEQVTAFGKEMEDSGADWQLLAYGHAVHSFTQKKAGDDPSKGSAYNEKADKRSWEAMKSFFAEIFGK
- a CDS encoding benzoate/H(+) symporter BenE family transporter gives rise to the protein MLKDFSLSALVTGFVSVLVGFTSSVAIIFQATQNLGATPEQTASWLWAIGMGMGIPSIVMSLVTRKPILIAWSTPGAAVIGAAAAAGHLTMPQAIACFLLNGVLIAIAGFSRGFEKIMNRLPLPLASALLAGVLARFALDAFVAIPRNPLLVLTMAAAYVLGRRWWPRANVPVILIVGVAIAAAQGLLRMELVPWSLTMPVWVSPEWSVPALIGTGIPLFIVTMASQNLPGIAALRVGGYEAPVSKIIGWTGVSTFLLAPFGAFGINLAAITAAFCIGPEAHPDPRRRYWASASAGVFYLLVGLFGATVAGLFAAFPKEMVLAVAGLALLTTIGNALSAALSDEGFREASIMTFFVTLSGITLLGIGAAFWAIIAGGIVLALRRKAV
- a CDS encoding serine/threonine-protein kinase — protein: MPADDSSIPLGGLSPADLLRQGAAEDTLLDGPRAPFVPPSLEEMAAIFPQFEILELIGQGGMGAVYRVRQRELDRIVALKILPPSIGEEASFADRFAREAKALAKLNHPGTVTIHEFGQQGRLYFIVMEFVDGVNLRQLLENGRISPREALAIVPQICDALQFAHDLGIVHRDIKPENLLIDRRGRVKVADFGLAKLVGGETDDAGATGFASGSMVTEAGKVMGTPRYMAPEQLESPAEVDHRADIYSLGVVLYQMLTGELPGERLEPPSKKVRLDVRLDEIVLRALEKQPELRYQQASVMKTRVEQASGPPPRTSIRGRAWWSNFLQAAGALLLVIGFMGMLRPSGGRQVTSLYRSNSGDPAAITSALVEVIRDTGPNTSLAGSKDSHTWWISVHHADGQTAHDEFNRVHQKIQERLGDKIGAVTESRTTSASPSPFSRILSGYLLAGVWTGLAGALLAISSPQLSSSTRSGRIALGAFIAALAGSGLVNTFASLEHRFSGVIFGAVALLVSLVCGLMGRHSREGRIALAGFWVVLFLWAVQMPWSIIRFPRAPDAGFRRVPLTASVNPIRETAALELPVEESRSPLLPP
- a CDS encoding RNA polymerase sigma factor gives rise to the protein MATPGDFFATTRWTMVMTAGESGGAALGDLCEAYWFPVYAYARRRGHSKEDSEDLTQGFFASLLSRGDIAGLRRESGKFRAFLLAAMKHYLANEHDKSQRLKRGGGALHLSLDWQQADLRFRLADENSLPPDAAYDREWATSLLERVLGAMASEADHRFAHLKPYLSLDREQIPYSAAALALGIEEGAVRVAVHRLRKRYRQLLRQEVARTLAEPELVDEELRSLMEAFG
- a CDS encoding benzoate/H(+) symporter BenE family transporter, whose protein sequence is MIFDSGHTPPERRSRTSTRSRSHATLKDFSLSALVTGFVSVLVGFTSSVAIIFQTTQNLGAMPGQTAS